The Vicinamibacteria bacterium genome includes a region encoding these proteins:
- a CDS encoding PilZ domain-containing protein yields MASFSRLALPEGIPVRVSNFVTTGNGRIMNLSASGAYVATDLFLLPQARVRLQVVLHEEKRWIETDAVVVWENRASSKRPNGLPAGYGVRFVNLDADSEAVISRVLGLEISQPEASSETSEPFDATPSPSPVDLGGMADEPDVPPFPLRREVVVQKADELPGVFVLSYDRTQEARVGRTDTDLQAALSSLIGMYAYFYAEVIEKDDERYLRECELYHLLGGDRGQLDNTDHPTPPPNVDIRCPACVKERVH; encoded by the coding sequence ATGGCCTCCTTCAGCAGGTTGGCCCTTCCCGAGGGCATTCCGGTTCGAGTGAGCAACTTCGTTACCACCGGGAATGGCAGAATCATGAATCTTTCGGCCTCGGGTGCCTACGTTGCGACTGACCTGTTTCTCCTCCCTCAGGCGCGCGTTCGCCTTCAGGTCGTCCTGCACGAAGAAAAGCGATGGATCGAGACCGACGCGGTCGTCGTCTGGGAGAATCGTGCTTCCAGCAAGCGGCCTAACGGGCTTCCGGCCGGCTATGGCGTACGATTCGTCAACCTCGACGCTGACTCCGAAGCCGTGATTTCGCGAGTGCTGGGGCTCGAGATCTCCCAACCGGAAGCCTCGAGTGAGACCTCCGAGCCCTTCGACGCGACACCATCGCCGTCCCCGGTGGACCTCGGCGGGATGGCGGACGAGCCGGACGTTCCCCCGTTTCCTCTTCGGAGGGAAGTCGTTGTCCAGAAGGCCGACGAGCTTCCCGGTGTGTTCGTCCTTTCGTACGATCGCACTCAAGAGGCCCGTGTCGGCCGAACCGATACCGACCTGCAAGCGGCGCTCAGCTCTTTGATCGGAATGTACGCTTACTTCTATGCCGAGGTCATCGAAAAAGACGACGAACGCTACCTGCGGGAGTGCGAGCTCTACCACCTGCTCGGCGGCGACCGCGGCCAGCTCGACAACACCGATCATCCGACTCCCCCACCGAACGTCGACATCCGCTGCCCGGCATGCGTCAAGGAACGCGTCCACTGA
- a CDS encoding PQQ-binding-like beta-propeller repeat protein: MHLTASLSIVALLFAGEDWPQWRGPNRDGLSRETGLVSAWPPAGPPLVWTARGLGTGYSTVTVSGGRIFTLGASRDREYVIALDERTGKELWRARNGARYPNNRGDGPRGAPTVDGDRVYALGGEGDLSCIDAVSGKVIWHVNLLERFRAGNISWGISESPLVLEDRVLVNAGGRNASIVALDKDDGSVLWTSESDEAGYSSAVIATIRGVRQAVFFTGERALGVRVDDGTLLWSYRRVSNRTANIATPIVKGNHVFVSSDYGTGCALLEIEGGPGGMTAREVYFNRDMKNHHSSSVLVGDTLYGFSSSILTALDFASGEVLWRDRSVGKGSLVYADGHLYAFSEDGVVGLIEANREEYREKGRFELPARSSLPSWSHPVISDGRLYLRDQDTLFAYRIAP; encoded by the coding sequence ATGCACCTCACGGCATCACTCTCGATCGTGGCACTCCTCTTCGCCGGTGAGGATTGGCCTCAATGGCGAGGGCCGAATCGCGACGGCTTGTCCCGTGAGACGGGACTCGTATCCGCCTGGCCTCCAGCCGGTCCTCCACTCGTCTGGACGGCGCGGGGTCTCGGCACCGGCTACTCGACCGTTACCGTGTCCGGAGGCCGCATCTTTACGCTCGGCGCTTCCCGTGACCGGGAGTACGTCATTGCGCTCGACGAACGAACCGGCAAGGAGCTTTGGCGCGCGCGGAACGGGGCCCGCTACCCGAACAACCGGGGTGACGGGCCTCGGGGAGCGCCTACCGTCGACGGGGATCGCGTCTACGCGCTGGGCGGAGAAGGAGATCTATCCTGTATCGATGCTGTCTCGGGAAAGGTCATCTGGCACGTCAACCTGCTGGAACGGTTTCGCGCGGGGAACATCAGCTGGGGGATCAGCGAATCCCCCCTGGTGCTCGAGGATCGGGTACTGGTAAACGCCGGTGGACGTAACGCCTCGATCGTCGCTCTCGACAAGGACGATGGATCGGTTCTCTGGACGAGCGAGAGCGATGAGGCAGGGTATTCGTCGGCGGTCATTGCAACGATCCGCGGCGTGCGGCAGGCGGTCTTCTTCACCGGCGAGCGCGCTCTCGGCGTTCGCGTCGACGATGGAACGCTTCTGTGGAGCTACCGGCGGGTCTCGAATCGCACGGCGAACATCGCGACACCGATCGTCAAGGGGAACCACGTCTTCGTCTCGTCGGACTACGGAACCGGCTGCGCCCTTCTCGAGATCGAAGGGGGCCCGGGGGGCATGACGGCACGGGAGGTCTACTTCAATCGGGACATGAAGAACCACCATAGCAGCTCGGTCCTCGTCGGCGACACGCTCTACGGCTTTTCGAGCAGCATCCTCACCGCACTCGACTTCGCCAGCGGAGAAGTCTTGTGGCGCGACCGGAGCGTGGGAAAGGGCTCGCTCGTCTACGCCGATGGCCACCTGTATGCATTCAGCGAGGACGGTGTGGTCGGGCTCATCGAGGCGAACCGGGAAGAGTATCGCGAGAAGGGACGATTCGAGCTCCCGGCGCGCTCTTCGTTACCGAGCTGGTCTCACCCGGTCATATCGGACGGCCGGCTCTATCTGCGAGATCAAGACACGCTCTTTGCTTACCGCATAGCCCCATAA